One window of the Cydia splendana chromosome 18, ilCydSple1.2, whole genome shotgun sequence genome contains the following:
- the LOC134799612 gene encoding uridine diphosphate glucose pyrophosphatase NUDT14-like — protein sequence MEDVKNIRVTPMPESKYVKPLRFHYTQNGKEKNWDLLAVHDSVAIVIYNVTRKVLVLVKQFRPAMHFNSILPEDREKETIDIEKYPPSLGLALEICAGIVDKEKSVVDIAIEEVLEECGYNVPAEKMERIISYRSGVGVQAALQTLFFCEVSDDMKTERGGGVDDELIDIVEMTIPEMEKLLSSPGPVQSPPSFLFAMMWFLHNKASKYIRSFAYTCSECKKHKPTVWDWLIQ from the exons ATGGAGGATGTAAAAAATATTCGTGTAACCCCTATGCCAGAATCTAAATACGTGAAGCCGCTAAGGTTCCACTACACTCAGAATGGGAAGGAAAAGAACTGGGATCTACTGGCAGTTCACGACAGCGTGGCTATCGTTATTTACAATGTTACGAGAAAAGTTTTGGTGTTAGTTAAACAGTTCCGTCCAG CCATGCACTTCAACAGCATTCTCCCAGAAGACCGTGAGAAGGAAACCATAGACATTGAGAAGTATCCCCCCTCTCTGGGACTGGCCCTCGAGATATGCGCTGGGATTGTAGACAAGGAGAAATCAGTGGTGGATATAGCCATTGAAGAAGTGTTGGAAGAGTGTGGGTATAATGTTCCTGCTGAAAAAATGGaaaggattatttcttacag GTCAGGAGTTGGTGTGCAAGCTGCTCTGCAGACACTCTTTTTCTGTGAAGTGTCAGATGACATGAAAACTGAGCGTG GCGGAGGAGTTGACGATGAACTCATTGATATTGTGGAGATGACAATTCCCGAGATGGAAAAGTTACTGAGCTCTCCGGGACCTGTGCAGAGCCCACCCAGCTTCCTGTTCGCCATGATGTGGTTCTTGCACAACAAGGCTAGCAAGTATAT TCGGTCGTTTGCCTACACTTGCTCTGAATGCAAAAAGCACAAACCAACAGTTTGGGATTGGCTCATACAGTGA